The following nucleotide sequence is from Mangifera indica cultivar Alphonso chromosome 1, CATAS_Mindica_2.1, whole genome shotgun sequence.
CATTGAAATCAatccataaaattaattaaattaaattgatctgACGAACTATGATAGATCAATTTCATCAAAACATTATACTAATATCACATGCTATAATTCTCTCAAGTTATTTATTATTccattatttgtatttatctaaaaaaatataattatatttaattaaatattgttttaatgttaGACCGAATTACCTTAAAAAAGCTACAAGAAATTATGTAGTTATGGTGGGAGGAGTTAGTATTGGTCGAAAAGTGGTCAAAACGTGTTTCATATGCAACGGCAAAGGCGAGTCAaagggtttaaaaaaaaaaaaaggcaaaattattattatttaaaaaaaaaaaagaaaaagtaaaacgACGACGTAATATCAAATCGTAGGACGTTCTCACACAGGTCCAGTCCAGCTAATACTGCGTTGGCAAACATCATTATCATCACCCAATCATCTCTGTTAACCGTGGGGTCCTCTTCTAATTCTCATTTACAGCTTTTGATTCTCTACATGCTCGACACCTGTCAGCATCCCCTTCACCACGTTATTACTCTCCATACACACGCAGCACATGTCGAAAAATCTCCCTTCCTCTCAGTCTCCttcaggttaaaaaaaaaaaaaaaaaaaacacgcaATCTTTAGAGTCTAGTCTACAGTCCTCTACTGATCTGGCCACTGTGAAAAGCTTTTAGACTTTCTTTACAGAGAGAAGGGGACAGACTTAGGCTAGGTCAGTGAAGGGAAATGAGTGGAGCAATCATACTTTAAGTAAAGATttggtacttttttttttcctgcaaaaattttcactgttttttttttaatttttaattttaatttttggttattACGGGCTTCCCCCTTTATTGATGGTTCtgtgcttttcttttttattctgcAACAACCACAACTAAAacccttttccttttttaaagaaTCCATTCTTTTGTTTGTTCTAAATTCTCTAAAAAGCAAGCCACACCCCAAGGCAAGACTATGTCAGGTTTGTATAATCCCAACTTCTCACCTGCAAGAGCTGCTTCTCCACAAATTAGAAGCACCCCAGATATTGACAGGTACACCCCCAACGAAAAGTCTTTATTTTTCTCACTTTTCACTCCATTAACACTGGTTACTGCAACTATAACTTGTTTGTGTGTTCATACTTTAATCTTTATGTTGGTTTGCTTGTGTTTCGTAATTCTCTTGGTTTTGATCTATGTCGGTTGACTGTTCTGTTTCCAGTCAATATTTGTCAGAGCTTTTGGCTGAACATCAAAAGCTTGGACCTTTCACTCAGGTGCTCCCGATATGCAGCCGACTGTTAACTCAAGGTTGGTTGTAAATCTTTCAGTTTTGGATCTAGGTTTTTCTGCCTTTTAATGGGATTGTTTTGTTCCTATGGGTATAGATGTAACTTTACATTCAGCTCATTGGAACTTTTGGAAGAAATAGATTTTAATTGTAACATTTAGTAATGAGTATGAAGTTATGATTTGTAATCCATCTGTTGGCATCCCATTGCTTTATAGACTTTGAAAATTAATCGATTACTGGGGATAGTTTGAATCAGCTGTATGTGGTTGATGACTTGTATTGATATTCCAGGTGTAACCATCTCTTCTTTCATACCGATATGACAATGGAGTTATTTTCTTCTTTGGTTTATTGCTTTTCAGTTCTTGCTTACCATGACTAGTTTTTCATCACCATGCActgttcttcatttttttcctaGTTGCAATTCCAACTTCTTTGttgtctcttttattttatttataaatgatctCATGTTCCTTGTGTTGATCCACTTATCTTGATTGCTGatcatttcttatataaaatgttCTTTTATGTGCAGAGATAATTCGGGTTTCTGGAATGATGCCCAATCAAGgatttggtgattttgataGATTGCGGCATAGAAGCCCCAGTCCGATGGCTTCTTCAAACCTTATATCAAATGTTGGTGGTACAGGACTAGGTGGCTGGAATGGCCTTCCTCTGGAGGTATCTGTTCTCTTGTTTTCATTTCTGGATCTCAATCTTGTATCTGTGATTTGCataatcttaaattttgttttagttgcAACTGAGTACTGTTTGACATCTCTATTCTACCCAATATGCttgcaaaatttgttttttgctttgtatgaaaatttgaataaatgaaGTGAATAGCTGTTTGCCATGTTCAAATTTGTATATCAACTTGGTCTTAGTTTCTCACATGTCTCTTTTTATAATTCAGTTCTGGAATTGTGTGATACttttcttgatttaattttttattatctgttCATATCTTATTAATCAACGTTCCATTTTGAAAGCGGCTTCTTGAGAATGTGGCTGAAGATAAGGTGTTTGGTTGTTGTATGTGGGAACATATCGCGTAACTTGGATTTAAGGAAGTTTGGAACTTGCTATCTTCAATAACCAAATTTTGATTGGGGCTATTATGAATGCCTAACCCTACCAATCATAATAATGAAGTGTATGTGGTGTCTTGCTTGTAAAATTTAGAAGAGGAAGATTTGATGTAGTTGCAGATTAATACCTACTTTTTTGTGTGGTTCTTCGCATATCAATCTCTTGCCCTATGCTGCGTGTTCTATAAATCATAAATCCATTTTTGTGTTTCGTTCACTGCTTTATACTAATGCATGTAATTCCATGACTACATAACAGAGAATAGGTGGACCTCCAGGAATGACAATGGACTGGCAAGGTGCTCCTGCAAGTCCTAGTGCATATACATTAAAGAGAATTTTGCGATTGGAAATTCCTGTGGATACTTATCCCAATGTAAGCTCTTCACACAAATGCTAGTTTATTATGCCAGATTCAATTGGTTTTTTCTACCAGTGGAATTCATCTCAATAAACCAGAGCTTTTTAATGGTTAATGATACATGGACTGTCTGGGTTTACTATTGCTCTTCAGTTTAACTTTGTTGGTCGACTTCTTGGCCCAAGAGGCAATTCACTGAAACGGGTGGAAGCTACTACTGGATGTCGTGTGTACATTAGAGGAAAAGGTTCAATAAAAGACCCAGACAAGGTAAGCTCACTGGTAGCTTTTCTTTTTGGTCTAATTATTCTAGAAATTTgcaaattttacaataatgattGAGCCATAAATTTCATGTTAGATAGTAAATTTTGGaagaatttgtttttattgtcaTCAAAGGTTGGTTCTGAATAAACAACTCAATTGTTCCATATCTTTTGTCATCTCAAGGAAGATAAGCTGAGGGGAAGACCAGGATATGAGCACCTCAATGATCCACTCCACATTTTAATTGAAGCTGATTTGCCGGCCAGTATTGTTGATATAAGGCTGAGACAGGCACAGGAGATTATAGAGGAATTGCTTAAGCCAGTGGTATGTGTCTCCAGTATAgttcttttcattttatatttaattttttttgtggaTATATTGATGTTTCCTTTGCTTTTGTcctaaaacttttttttcacCATACAAGGCTATGTATGAAGAGggagataaaataaatcatgCAGTTATGTTGCAGAGAATTTTGTTCTTCTATTGGATAATTCTTGTTAGATGTCTCTAGGTTGATgcctaataaatttcttttccttgtcaTAAGCATTGAATGCTGTTAAGGTTCACCATTTAAGGGGTTTTATTGTTGTTACTTGAATGGAAGTGTGTGGCAACATCTGCTGCCTGCTTAGAAGCAGTGAGTAGAGAAGTTTGTGGAAGGGCAAGTATTCAATAAGATGCCACCATATTGTTACCTAAGATGCCACCATATTGTTACCTCTTGCCTCGACAAGGCACTGCACCCAATCACCTGCTGTTCTGCAGAAATATAGGACATCTGATTATTTGAGTAGCAATTTTTTTTCGTTCTTTCTATGACTTCCACTCACACCTCACTCAAAGATCAATTTTGGTGAACTAATGAGCTGATGGAGATTGTCCATTTTTTAGGCTCATAAGATCATGATTTAGTTAGCTAAAGACTCAACTTTACTGcattcgtatttttcaaatttctttctttttattattatttttttcatattgccAGGATGAGTCACAAGATTTTATCAAGAGGCAGCAGTTGCGTGAACTAGCAATGTTAAATTCTAACTTGAGAGAAGACAGTCCTGGGCCAAGCGGTAGTGTCTCTCCATTCAATTCAAGTGGAATGAAGCGTGCAAAAACAGGCCGCTGAGAGTTCATATTTACCCCTATTTGAAATGATTTTTACCCTGCTCTGGAATTTCATGGCTCAGTATAACTTCTGATACAGCTTAATTCAGCACAGCTACAAATAAAGGATTAGGCTAACAGTTTTGCTGGTGAGCTTTTCTGGTgggtttcttttattttggttttgttttttgggAAGAACAAGAACACAGAACGgaagacattaaaaaaaaaaaagttatatagtTGGTTATTGAGTTGTAGGCTTTGTTTAGGTCAGATTTTCCTGTAAACTTAATACATTCATTGGATTTATTCTTGTGTCAGTAACTTTGAGGAGTGtggaattatataaatatttaatggGGTCCAAGCATTAGGTCCTTTCACAAGTAAAATCAGAGTTTTGTAGGTGTGTTTATGACTATATgttcttattataaaaaatcgCATTGAGATGAAGAAATCATGTAAGTTGAGTCTGTAATGCTCTCTCTCGCATATTTATAATCTCAATGCcttatttaatatgtatataatcaGATTAGCCTGGTTTCTGTCTTTATGCTCCAAGCATAcctatataaatacaaatgctTTTCCCTTTTTATGGTAGAGATTCCAAGATGGAAGGTGGGGCTGCTCACTCAGGTCTGCCCTGCCCACGTGCTCAAGTTTTGGAATCCTATGTAGTATGAACGTATAGGAGAAAAAACTCTAGTGGGTTTGTTGTATTGTGTGGAGTGGATGATTATGTTCATGCTCGCGTATTGGACAGATTTATGAATGATGCGGTACCAGTATCACCATCTTTTTTTGTGTATGCATGTAAGTATGATTCCACCAAACTGTCTATCCATTATTGTTTGTATGATAGCTTCTGAGAGTGAGATTTGTTTATAGATGACAGAGAAGATGATGAAATCCAGTTTCTTAAAGGAGCTAAATCCACAAATGGAGTTGGTTCAGTTTGGAAAATGGGTGTATGAATAAGAGGCCCATCTTTCTGCAGATGTCAATGCTTTCCATCTATACAATTGAGCTGTTAACTTCTTGTCTCTTCATTGTTTCCTAATCAGGGCCTATTTTGTTGACACTTTCCCAATAATCAATATCACTAACAGCCCTAGTGACATTGTTGGTGCTTTGATACTAATGGTTACCGACTATCAAAGGATTTGAACATTCAAATGGGTATCTAGataatgttattgatttttattacttattttttccATTCTTTGAATCAAAGAAGCGTCAAACACGCATGAAGAAAGATGAATACAGAGGTCTGTTTGATTTCCTCCCACCAACCTAACGAATATTGGAAAAGTGTTCAATTTTCCTAAAATAATCACACAACTTtatgaaagtttaaaaacttcTTTATAACTAACATAATTGTGGCGTGCGGGCATTCCTTCCAATTGCTGGGAGGGAACATAACCAAATAGAATTAAGGAaagttgcaatttttttttttttcaaagtcaCATTTTCATAAGCAAAGTCCATTGGACAAAAGATTAAACAACGGTCTGATGCGGTCTGAAGTAGTCCAATGGATTAATCACTTTAAAATATAGGCCGAAGACTTACTCTTACCCGTGATATAGTGGAATTGCAAGATTACGTTAACtgacttataaaaatttaaatatttatatacgtggtaatttatattaaaaattttaactaaaattaaaaataaaattattatttaataaaaattaaaattttattatatttttttcaatcaatttaaaaatattataattttctttgaaagtttgaaagtggtgatttttctctaaattttttttcttttctctgatTGTTAGTCATTCTCTCTCTTACTTTATCTTTCCCTTTCAacttctctctcttctctctgaTCATGAATTGACGAAAATAGTCTAAAAATCTAGATGAAAGTCATTTAAGAATACAAATGATTTTAGTCTGGATGACGACATCTAGACAAGTTGTTTGGATAATTACGTGTTTAGGTAAAAATTGTGtggattttcaaacgatttctATTGATCAGTGATTTGAGAAGATAGGGAGAGAGGttgagagaaagagataagacgAGAGGGAGGATGACTAATGGTTGAAGACGACAGATTGACATcggagaaaagagaaaaaaatcttaagaaaaaaattattattttttaaattttgaatagtggtaaattacaagattttaaaatctaggagagagaaatataataaaatttttattttttaaaattttttaataaataacgattttacctgtAATTCtaactaaagtttttaaataaaattattttataaataaatatttagattttagatGGAACAAGTCTACTGGCCtaaaatttaacttgaattggAGTGGCAACGGGATACCAGTCATACTGGTCGGTTCGGGTCTTAAAACCATTTTATAACATCGTTTTAAGGTGAAATAGTTTCTAGGggtttagaaaaaatattttcttaagatTGGGGGCAATTGTTGTGAGTGGGGAATTTCTTTGGACTTTGGACCACGTGTTAGGTAGGTAGGACCCAAAATAGGACCCTGTAATTGTTCAGAGCTACTGGACTCATTCGTGATTGTACGTCTTTAACCTTTTTGATTATATAAGCCGTCGATCATTTGCCTGCCATCGACTTCCCACGACGCCGTATTCGCCGCCTGCGCTGC
It contains:
- the LOC123195595 gene encoding KH domain-containing protein At3g08620-like — encoded protein: MSGLYNPNFSPARAASPQIRSTPDIDSQYLSELLAEHQKLGPFTQVLPICSRLLTQEIIRVSGMMPNQGFGDFDRLRHRSPSPMASSNLISNVGGTGLGGWNGLPLERIGGPPGMTMDWQGAPASPSAYTLKRILRLEIPVDTYPNFNFVGRLLGPRGNSLKRVEATTGCRVYIRGKGSIKDPDKEDKLRGRPGYEHLNDPLHILIEADLPASIVDIRLRQAQEIIEELLKPVDESQDFIKRQQLRELAMLNSNLREDSPGPSGSVSPFNSSGMKRAKTGR